Proteins encoded in a region of the Puniceibacterium sp. IMCC21224 genome:
- a CDS encoding mannitol dehydrogenase family protein, with protein MEAGLPVDLPRLTRSDAPRPGVGIVHLGLGAFFRSHGAIYIAEAMAKSGGNWGILAASLKNPGTRDALKPQGYAYTALEAGPDGDTAQVVEVIEDLLVAPEDPQALIAAMAQPSVRIVTLTVTEKGYCHNPATGTLNMGHPDIAHDLTDPQPRSAPGFLVRALQARHAAGLRPFTVLTCDNLPHNGAVVRQAVLDLAQAIDPALARWIETEGRFPSTMVDRIVPATEPADLDRVAALTGRQDAAPVIHEPFRQWVIEDNFVDAQRPDFGAVGVELVRDVAPFELMKLRMLNGTHSSLAYLGYLAGHETISDTTTDPTFAEFAQMLWTREIIPTLRAPEGTDLGNYAAALLARYQNPAIRHLTWQIAMDGSQKLPQRLLGTLDDATTPCPGLCLAVAGWMRYVGGVDEAGTPIDVRDPLAAQLKRLSDGATTPADKVAALLNLRDVFSAGVADQIKVPVTVAFETLTAKGARAAVQEALGQ; from the coding sequence ATGGAGGCTGGCTTGCCCGTTGATCTGCCCCGACTAACCCGCTCGGACGCGCCGCGCCCCGGTGTTGGCATCGTGCATCTGGGCCTTGGTGCCTTTTTCCGATCCCATGGTGCGATTTATATCGCCGAAGCGATGGCCAAATCCGGTGGTAACTGGGGTATCCTTGCCGCCAGTCTGAAAAACCCGGGCACACGCGATGCGCTGAAGCCGCAGGGCTATGCCTATACCGCACTCGAAGCCGGTCCCGATGGCGATACCGCGCAGGTGGTCGAGGTGATCGAGGATCTGCTCGTCGCGCCAGAAGATCCCCAAGCCCTGATCGCGGCAATGGCGCAACCCAGCGTTCGGATCGTCACACTGACCGTCACGGAAAAGGGATATTGCCACAATCCTGCGACCGGCACTCTGAACATGGGCCATCCTGACATTGCCCATGATCTGACCGATCCCCAGCCGCGCAGTGCGCCGGGGTTTCTTGTCCGTGCACTTCAGGCGCGTCATGCCGCCGGACTGCGCCCGTTCACCGTGCTGACCTGTGACAACCTGCCCCACAATGGCGCGGTGGTGCGCCAGGCCGTGCTGGATCTGGCCCAAGCCATCGACCCAGCGCTGGCCCGCTGGATCGAAACCGAAGGTCGGTTTCCCAGCACCATGGTCGACCGCATCGTGCCGGCCACCGAACCCGCTGACCTTGACCGCGTCGCAGCCCTGACCGGCAGACAGGACGCCGCCCCGGTGATCCACGAACCGTTTCGTCAATGGGTGATCGAGGATAATTTTGTCGACGCCCAGCGCCCTGATTTTGGCGCGGTCGGTGTTGAACTGGTGCGCGACGTCGCCCCGTTCGAGCTGATGAAACTGCGGATGCTGAACGGCACCCATTCGTCGCTGGCCTATCTTGGCTATCTCGCCGGTCACGAGACGATTTCCGACACCACGACCGATCCGACCTTTGCCGAATTTGCGCAAATGCTTTGGACGCGTGAGATCATACCAACGCTTCGCGCACCTGAGGGCACCGATCTGGGCAACTATGCCGCGGCACTGCTGGCGCGCTACCAGAATCCGGCGATCCGACATTTGACATGGCAGATCGCCATGGACGGCAGCCAGAAACTGCCGCAGCGCCTCCTTGGCACGCTGGACGACGCGACGACGCCCTGTCCCGGTCTCTGCCTCGCCGTGGCGGGCTGGATGCGCTACGTCGGCGGAGTCGACGAAGCCGGAACCCCCATCGACGTGCGCGACCCGCTGGCGGCGCAGCTCAAACGCCTGTCCGATGGCGCAACCACGCCCGCCGACAAGGTTGCAGCCCTGTTGAATCTGCGCGATGTATTCTCGGCTGGGGTCGCGGACCAGATCAAGGTGCCGGTGACGGTCGCATTTGAAACTTTGACAGCCAAAGGCGCCCGCGCCGCCGTGCAGGAGGCCCTGGGACAATGA
- the kduD gene encoding 2-dehydro-3-deoxy-D-gluconate 5-dehydrogenase KduD, whose amino-acid sequence MSFSLNGKTALVTGANTGIGQAIAVAMGQAGAQVICVSRSSCAETVATIDNARELTLDFADPMAARDAFAGEPIDILVNNAGIIRRNDSVDFTEADWDDVMDVNLKAVFFTCQAFARAVLAREGTGKIVNIASLLSFQGGIRVPSYTAAKHGVAGLTKILTNEWAAKGINVNAIAPGYIETNNTAALRADPERNKAILERIPAGRWGDAKDIAGTAVFLSSPAADYIHGAVLNVDGGWLAR is encoded by the coding sequence ATGAGCTTTTCGCTGAACGGCAAAACTGCGCTGGTCACGGGCGCCAACACCGGTATCGGTCAGGCGATTGCTGTGGCGATGGGTCAGGCCGGGGCGCAGGTGATCTGCGTCAGCCGATCGTCCTGCGCCGAAACCGTCGCCACGATCGACAACGCCCGTGAACTGACGCTGGACTTTGCCGATCCGATGGCCGCGCGCGATGCCTTTGCAGGCGAACCCATCGACATTCTGGTGAACAACGCCGGGATCATCCGCCGCAACGACAGCGTCGATTTCACCGAAGCGGACTGGGATGACGTGATGGACGTCAACCTCAAGGCGGTGTTCTTTACCTGTCAGGCCTTTGCCCGCGCCGTTCTGGCACGCGAGGGCACCGGCAAGATCGTCAACATCGCCTCGCTGCTGTCGTTTCAGGGCGGCATCCGCGTGCCGTCCTACACAGCGGCGAAACATGGTGTTGCCGGGCTGACCAAGATCCTGACCAACGAATGGGCCGCCAAAGGCATCAATGTCAACGCCATTGCGCCCGGCTATATAGAGACGAACAACACAGCCGCCCTGCGCGCCGATCCCGAACGCAACAAAGCCATTCTGGAGCGTATCCCGGCAGGCCGCTGGGGCGACGCCAAGGATATCGCCGGCACCGCCGTGTTCCTGTCCTCACCCGCTGCGGATTATATCCATGGCGCGGTGCTCAACGTTGATGGAGGCTGGCTTGCCCGTTGA
- the kduI gene encoding 5-dehydro-4-deoxy-D-glucuronate isomerase — MTTAQTRYAIDPATAKTLDTQGLRDHFHVGDLFQEGKIALVYSHYDRLLIGSVVPAGSALTLDHVAETGTKTFLERRELGVLNIGDTGEVAVGDETYTVAHGEVLYVGMGSGAVTFSGKGRFYVLSAPAHRTCPTKLIKVADARRVELGSKEQANERVIIQLLHPEVCDSCQLLMGYTQFAEGSVWNTMPAHTHDRRMEAYLYFDMSADQRVFHFMGQPSETRHIVMANEEVVISPPWSIHAGAGTGSYTFCWSMAGDNVDFTDMDMIPMGDLR, encoded by the coding sequence ATGACCACCGCCCAGACCCGCTACGCTATTGATCCGGCCACTGCCAAAACCCTCGACACGCAGGGCTTGCGCGATCATTTCCATGTCGGCGACCTGTTCCAAGAGGGCAAGATCGCGCTGGTCTATTCCCACTATGACCGCCTGCTGATCGGGTCGGTTGTGCCTGCGGGCAGCGCGCTGACGCTGGACCATGTTGCTGAGACCGGAACCAAGACGTTCCTTGAGCGGCGCGAACTCGGCGTGCTCAACATCGGGGACACCGGCGAAGTTGCCGTTGGCGATGAAACCTACACCGTCGCGCATGGTGAGGTGCTGTATGTCGGCATGGGGTCTGGTGCCGTCACTTTTTCCGGCAAAGGCCGGTTCTACGTTCTGTCGGCCCCCGCACACCGCACCTGCCCGACCAAACTGATCAAGGTGGCTGATGCCCGCAGGGTCGAGCTTGGCTCCAAAGAGCAGGCGAACGAGCGGGTGATCATCCAGTTGCTGCACCCCGAGGTCTGCGACAGCTGCCAGTTGCTGATGGGCTACACCCAGTTCGCTGAAGGATCGGTCTGGAACACTATGCCTGCGCACACTCACGACCGCCGGATGGAGGCGTATCTGTACTTTGACATGAGCGCCGATCAGCGCGTCTTTCACTTTATGGGTCAGCCGTCCGAGACGCGCCACATCGTCATGGCAAACGAAGAGGTTGTGATTTCTCCGCCGTGGTCGATCCACGCAGGCGCGGGCACCGGCAGCTATACGTTCTGCTGGTCAATGGCCGGTGACAACGTCGATTTCACCGATATGGACATGATCCCGATGGGGGATTTGCGATGA
- a CDS encoding cupin domain-containing protein translates to MTFPTVPTDPGVTRQVLAETPDLMTVAFRFQDGAVGKLHSHPHVQATYVEAGRFTFHLDGKDHDLGPGDSLIISSNAKHGCLCIESGTLIDTFSPRRDDFL, encoded by the coding sequence ATGACATTTCCAACCGTCCCTACCGATCCGGGTGTGACGCGCCAGGTGCTGGCTGAAACGCCCGATCTTATGACCGTTGCCTTTCGGTTTCAGGACGGCGCAGTCGGCAAACTGCACAGCCATCCGCATGTGCAGGCCACCTATGTCGAGGCCGGGCGCTTTACCTTCCATCTGGACGGCAAAGACCATGACCTTGGCCCGGGTGATAGCCTGATCATCTCTTCAAACGCCAAGCACGGATGCCTCTGCATCGAGTCCGGAACGCTGATCGATACATTCAGCCCCCGACGCGACGACTTCCTCTGA
- a CDS encoding TRAP transporter large permease, with translation MELWVLFGTFVVLLLIGTPVAFCLGVSSFATILYLGLPPVVVFQRLNSGVSVFALMAIPFFIFAGDLMVRGDIARRLVALAGGFVGHLRGGLGQVNVLASVMFGGVSGSAAADASAVGGLMVPQMKERGYDVDYAVSVTVVSSIIALLLPPSHNMIIYSISAGGRISIADLFTAGIIPGFVLALSLMIAAYLVAKKRGYPTQAFPGWRMVATLFASAAPGLILVAIIFGGVRSGIFTASESSNIAVVYAMLVTFFVYRTLSWHDFIEATFAAVRTTAMVLMVIGCAASFGWLLAYTRVPASMVTALQGLSDNPIVILLLMNVMLLILGTFMDMSPLIVITTPIFLPVAQAFGVDPVHFGVILILNLGIGLCTPPVGAVLFVGCAVGRIPISEAMRSIWPFYGAAFATLMAVTYIPALSLWLPSLFH, from the coding sequence ATGGAACTCTGGGTTCTGTTTGGCACCTTTGTGGTGCTGCTGCTGATCGGCACGCCGGTCGCCTTTTGCCTGGGCGTGTCGTCCTTCGCGACGATCCTGTATCTGGGACTGCCCCCGGTTGTGGTGTTTCAGCGTCTCAATTCCGGCGTGTCGGTCTTTGCGCTGATGGCCATTCCATTCTTTATCTTTGCCGGCGACCTGATGGTGCGCGGCGATATTGCCCGACGACTGGTCGCGCTGGCGGGTGGCTTTGTCGGCCATCTGCGCGGCGGCCTGGGACAGGTCAACGTGCTGGCAAGCGTCATGTTCGGCGGCGTGTCGGGGTCTGCTGCGGCGGATGCCTCTGCCGTCGGTGGACTGATGGTGCCGCAAATGAAGGAACGCGGCTATGACGTGGATTATGCCGTCAGCGTGACCGTTGTCAGTTCGATCATCGCGCTGCTGCTGCCGCCCAGCCACAACATGATCATCTATTCGATCTCGGCCGGTGGGCGCATTTCCATCGCCGATCTGTTCACCGCCGGCATCATTCCCGGCTTTGTTCTGGCCTTGTCGCTGATGATCGCCGCCTATCTGGTCGCGAAAAAGCGCGGCTATCCCACCCAGGCCTTTCCCGGCTGGCGGATGGTTGCCACGCTGTTCGCCAGTGCAGCGCCCGGGCTGATCCTGGTCGCGATCATCTTTGGCGGCGTGCGGTCGGGCATCTTTACCGCGTCGGAATCGTCGAACATCGCTGTGGTCTATGCCATGCTGGTGACGTTTTTCGTCTACCGCACACTCAGCTGGCACGATTTCATCGAGGCAACCTTTGCTGCCGTGCGCACCACGGCAATGGTGCTGATGGTGATCGGCTGCGCCGCGTCTTTCGGCTGGCTGCTGGCCTATACCCGCGTGCCAGCGTCGATGGTGACAGCGTTGCAGGGTTTGTCGGACAACCCGATTGTGATCCTGCTGCTAATGAACGTAATGCTGCTGATCCTTGGCACGTTTATGGATATGTCGCCGCTGATCGTGATCACCACACCGATCTTTCTGCCGGTGGCGCAGGCGTTCGGGGTCGACCCGGTACATTTCGGCGTGATCCTGATCCTGAACCTTGGTATCGGATTGTGTACACCGCCGGTGGGCGCTGTGCTGTTCGTCGGCTGTGCCGTGGGCCGAATTCCGATATCCGAGGCGATGCGGTCGATCTGGCCATTCTACGGCGCCGCATTTGCCACGCTGATGGCTGTCACCTACATTCCGGCACTGTCGCTTTGGCTGCCATCGCTGTTTCACTGA
- a CDS encoding TRAP transporter small permease, with the protein MQKVALATGLLARLALWIAGIGLVLMTVIIAAQVVFRYLLNSSLIWSEPASVMIMGWFIFLGAAVGIREGYHLSFDVLLYVLPDRVKLILFSISDLVVAGFGGGMIWFGWELAAKTAGNKLPSLGISGAFDFIPIVGGGILVVLFSLERVARRAAGLQTARFGEDPDWEN; encoded by the coding sequence ATGCAAAAAGTCGCGCTGGCGACCGGCCTTTTGGCACGGCTCGCCCTTTGGATTGCCGGGATCGGCCTTGTCCTGATGACAGTGATCATCGCGGCGCAGGTGGTTTTCCGCTATCTTCTCAATTCCTCACTGATCTGGAGCGAGCCTGCCTCGGTCATGATCATGGGCTGGTTCATCTTTTTGGGCGCCGCCGTGGGCATCCGCGAAGGATATCACCTGTCCTTTGACGTGCTGCTGTATGTGCTGCCCGACCGGGTCAAACTGATCCTGTTTTCAATCTCGGACCTCGTCGTCGCAGGCTTTGGCGGCGGCATGATCTGGTTCGGCTGGGAACTGGCAGCCAAGACAGCCGGGAACAAATTGCCCTCGCTCGGCATTTCCGGCGCCTTCGATTTCATACCCATCGTGGGGGGCGGCATTCTGGTCGTGCTCTTTTCGCTGGAACGGGTGGCGCGCCGCGCCGCCGGACTGCAAACCGCCCGCTTTGGCGAAGACCCGGACTGGGAGAACTGA
- a CDS encoding TRAP transporter substrate-binding protein has product MKLKKTLIGALLASAALTSAAWAECEVTLKSSDTHPDTYPTVEAVRSMGEALKAETDGRICIEIFASAQLGEEKDTIEQTQFGVIDLNRVSLGPFNNIVAETQVPSLPYIFRSVDHMHKVMDGPIGQEILDAFAAADLVGLTFYDGGSRSFYNSEKPITSMADMTGMKFRVMQSDMFVDMVSALGANATPMPYGEVYSSIQTGVIDGAENNWPSYDTSGHFEVAKYYTLDQHLIVPEVLVMSKISWDKLSPEDQALVRQAARDSTPVMRELWVAQEKKSEDKIRAAGVEIITDIDKTPFIEAMAPVYEKYVTDETLKSMVERIQATE; this is encoded by the coding sequence ATGAAACTGAAAAAAACACTCATCGGCGCGCTGCTGGCCAGCGCTGCCCTGACCAGCGCCGCCTGGGCCGAATGTGAAGTGACGCTGAAATCGTCCGACACACATCCCGACACCTATCCCACCGTCGAAGCGGTCCGGTCGATGGGCGAAGCCCTGAAAGCGGAAACCGACGGCCGTATCTGCATCGAGATTTTTGCCTCGGCACAGCTGGGCGAAGAAAAAGACACGATCGAACAGACCCAGTTCGGCGTGATCGACCTGAACCGCGTCTCTCTCGGGCCGTTCAACAACATCGTGGCCGAAACCCAGGTGCCGTCGCTGCCCTATATCTTCCGGTCGGTCGATCACATGCACAAGGTGATGGATGGCCCCATCGGTCAGGAAATCCTGGATGCGTTTGCCGCCGCCGATCTGGTCGGTCTGACGTTCTATGACGGCGGGTCGCGCAGCTTTTACAACTCGGAAAAGCCGATCACCTCAATGGCCGACATGACGGGCATGAAGTTCCGCGTCATGCAGTCGGACATGTTCGTCGACATGGTGTCGGCACTGGGAGCCAATGCCACCCCGATGCCGTATGGCGAGGTCTATTCCAGCATCCAGACCGGCGTCATCGACGGGGCCGAAAACAACTGGCCGTCCTATGACACTTCGGGCCATTTCGAGGTTGCCAAGTACTACACGCTCGATCAGCACCTGATCGTGCCCGAAGTTCTGGTGATGTCGAAAATATCGTGGGACAAGCTGAGCCCGGAAGACCAGGCGCTGGTGCGTCAGGCGGCGCGGGACTCGACCCCCGTCATGCGGGAACTCTGGGTCGCCCAGGAGAAGAAGTCCGAGGACAAGATCCGCGCCGCCGGTGTCGAGATCATCACCGACATCGACAAGACCCCATTCATCGAGGCGATGGCCCCGGTCTATGAAAAGTACGTCACCGACGAGACGCTCAAGAGCATGGTCGAGCGTATTCAGGCGACTGAATAA
- the uxaC gene encoding glucuronate isomerase, translating into MPYLNPDRLFPIEDGARSLARALYDTIKGLPIISPHGHTDPRWYAENAAFPDPAQLFVTPDHYVFRMLFSQGVPLESLGVPRADGGPVETDGRKIWKLFADNYYLLRGTPSRMWVDHAFAEVFGIEEEFTPQTADAIYDHISDCLQHPDYRPRALFEKFNIELIATTESALDDLQWHKMIAASGWTGGKVVTTYRPDTVVDPDSADFAANLTKFGALTGTDTQTWAGYLEAHRIRRAYFKRHGATASDHGHPSARTENLSMSDASALFDRVKLGTGNAEDADAFRGQMLTEMARMSIDDGLVLQIHAGSRRNHNPGILNKFGRDKGFDIPGRTDFVGDLKPLLNAFGTDPRLSVIVFMLDETTQGRELAPLAGVYPALKLGPPWWFFDSAEGMKRFRENVTETAGFYNTAGFNDDTRAFCSIPARHDVARRVDCAYLATLVATGRLNEDEAYEVAHDLTYRLVKQAYRL; encoded by the coding sequence GTGCCATACCTGAACCCGGACCGATTGTTCCCCATCGAAGACGGTGCCCGCAGTCTGGCCCGCGCCCTGTACGACACCATCAAAGGCCTGCCAATCATCAGCCCGCATGGCCACACCGACCCGCGCTGGTACGCCGAGAATGCAGCGTTCCCCGATCCTGCCCAACTGTTCGTGACGCCTGATCACTACGTCTTTCGGATGCTGTTTTCGCAGGGCGTGCCGCTCGAATCCCTTGGGGTACCGCGGGCGGATGGCGGACCTGTCGAAACCGACGGCCGCAAAATCTGGAAGCTGTTTGCCGACAACTATTACCTGCTGCGTGGCACCCCGTCGCGAATGTGGGTCGATCACGCCTTTGCCGAGGTGTTCGGCATCGAAGAGGAATTCACCCCGCAAACCGCAGACGCAATTTATGATCACATTAGCGACTGCCTGCAACACCCCGACTATCGCCCCCGCGCCCTATTCGAGAAGTTCAATATCGAACTGATCGCAACCACCGAAAGCGCGCTGGACGATCTGCAATGGCACAAAATGATCGCCGCCTCTGGTTGGACCGGCGGCAAGGTTGTGACAACTTATCGCCCTGACACCGTGGTCGATCCCGACTCCGCAGACTTTGCCGCCAACCTTACCAAATTCGGCGCGCTGACCGGCACTGATACCCAGACCTGGGCCGGATATCTTGAGGCGCACCGCATTCGCCGCGCCTATTTCAAACGGCATGGCGCAACCGCGTCGGATCACGGCCACCCGTCGGCACGCACCGAAAACCTGTCCATGTCCGACGCCAGCGCCCTGTTCGATCGGGTCAAGCTGGGCACAGGCAATGCCGAAGATGCGGATGCCTTCCGTGGTCAGATGCTGACAGAAATGGCCCGGATGAGCATCGACGACGGCCTTGTCCTGCAAATACATGCCGGATCGCGACGCAACCACAACCCCGGCATCCTGAACAAATTTGGCCGCGACAAAGGGTTCGACATCCCCGGACGCACGGATTTTGTTGGTGATCTGAAACCGCTGCTGAACGCCTTTGGCACCGATCCGCGTCTGTCGGTGATCGTGTTCATGCTGGACGAAACCACGCAGGGCCGCGAACTCGCTCCGCTGGCCGGCGTCTACCCGGCGCTGAAACTGGGGCCGCCTTGGTGGTTCTTTGACAGTGCCGAAGGCATGAAACGCTTTCGCGAAAACGTGACCGAGACGGCGGGCTTTTACAACACCGCCGGGTTCAACGATGACACCCGCGCCTTTTGTTCCATCCCCGCCCGGCACGACGTCGCGCGGCGGGTGGATTGTGCATACCTCGCCACGCTGGTCGCCACAGGGCGGCTGAACGAGGATGAGGCATATGAGGTCGCTCATGATCTCACATATCGGCTTGTTAAACAGGCCTACCGGCTCTGA
- a CDS encoding GntR family transcriptional regulator, with translation MTESAILGPLEPVARASVTDQVFEALHAQVLSLALPPGTKLSESDVAKQLGVSRQPVRDAFYRLSKLGFLLIQPQKATLVSKIHTQDVRRARFIRTAIEVDVMRLAADRFGPEDFERLEPNLAAQADAVENGDRTEFHRLDDLFHQMLCESAGVGYVWDVIRENKAHTDRVRYLSLAGGGGSQLAYNDHCAVIHALKQGDAGGAVMAMRKHLGTIEGIIQQLREDNHSWFSEEELGA, from the coding sequence ATGACAGAATCCGCCATTTTAGGCCCGCTTGAACCGGTGGCCCGTGCGTCCGTTACGGATCAGGTGTTTGAGGCGCTGCATGCACAGGTTCTGTCTCTGGCTCTTCCGCCGGGGACGAAATTGTCAGAATCGGATGTGGCCAAACAATTGGGCGTGTCGCGCCAGCCGGTGCGGGACGCGTTTTATCGTCTGTCCAAGCTGGGTTTCCTGCTGATTCAGCCACAAAAGGCGACACTGGTCAGCAAGATTCACACCCAGGACGTGCGCCGTGCGCGTTTCATCCGTACCGCGATCGAGGTGGATGTGATGCGTCTGGCTGCGGATCGCTTTGGTCCCGAGGATTTTGAGCGGCTGGAACCCAACCTCGCGGCGCAGGCAGACGCGGTTGAAAACGGCGACCGGACCGAATTTCATCGCCTGGATGATCTGTTTCACCAAATGCTCTGCGAGAGCGCCGGGGTTGGTTATGTCTGGGACGTGATTCGCGAGAATAAGGCCCACACCGACCGCGTTCGCTATCTGTCGCTGGCGGGGGGGGGCGGATCCCAACTAGCCTATAACGACCATTGCGCGGTGATCCATGCTCTGAAACAAGGGGATGCAGGGGGGGCGGTGATGGCGATGCGCAAGCATCTGGGCACCATTGAAGGTATTATTCAGCAGTTGCGGGAAGACAACCACAGCTGGTTTTCGGAAGAGGAGTTGGGCGCATGA
- a CDS encoding sugar kinase encodes MKLVFAGECMVELAPDGACYTKGFAGDTFNMAWYARKICPAAWSVGYVSAIGSDAVSDELAAFMSDAGVDISHVQRHADRTVGLYMISLKDGERSFSYWRSHSAARQMAADGATLDSAFAGADVVCISGITIAVLDGDGRATLAAALTRYRADGGQVAFDPNIRPRLWADAPSMCASVMTFAALSDIVLASFEDEATHFGDADPAATLQRYQDAGVGCVVVKDGGNPILGARGDEQVCVAPEPVAMVVDSTAAGDSFNAGFLVSMLSGADLATALIGGASLSRQVIQQRGALSQDAVRFCGGAT; translated from the coding sequence ATGAAACTGGTCTTTGCTGGCGAATGTATGGTCGAACTGGCGCCAGACGGGGCGTGCTACACCAAGGGCTTTGCTGGTGATACGTTCAACATGGCCTGGTACGCGCGCAAGATCTGCCCGGCGGCGTGGTCGGTCGGATATGTATCTGCCATCGGCTCGGACGCGGTGTCAGACGAACTGGCCGCGTTCATGTCGGATGCGGGTGTTGATATCAGCCATGTTCAACGTCACGCGGACCGGACTGTCGGCCTCTATATGATCAGCCTCAAGGATGGCGAACGTAGCTTTTCCTACTGGCGCAGTCACAGCGCCGCGCGCCAGATGGCCGCCGACGGAGCCACGCTGGACAGTGCCTTTGCCGGGGCGGATGTGGTCTGCATCTCAGGGATCACCATAGCAGTTCTGGATGGCGACGGGCGTGCAACGCTGGCTGCGGCTTTGACCCGCTATCGCGCTGATGGTGGTCAGGTGGCCTTTGATCCCAACATCCGTCCGAGACTGTGGGCCGATGCCCCCAGCATGTGCGCATCGGTGATGACCTTCGCCGCGCTCAGCGACATCGTCTTGGCCTCGTTCGAGGATGAGGCAACCCATTTTGGCGATGCCGATCCCGCTGCAACGCTGCAACGCTATCAGGATGCCGGGGTGGGGTGCGTCGTGGTCAAGGATGGTGGCAACCCGATCCTTGGCGCGCGGGGCGACGAACAGGTTTGCGTCGCACCCGAACCCGTTGCCATGGTGGTCGATTCAACGGCCGCGGGCGACAGCTTTAACGCCGGTTTTCTGGTGAGCATGCTGTCAGGTGCTGATCTGGCCACCGCCCTGATCGGCGGCGCGTCCTTGTCACGTCAAGTCATTCAACAGCGCGGTGCCTTGTCGCAGGACGCCGTGCGATTTTGTGGTGGGGCCACTTAG
- the pobA gene encoding 4-hydroxybenzoate 3-monooxygenase, which translates to MDTQVVIIGGGPSGLLLSQLLNRAGVDTVVLERSTRAHVLARIRAGILEWGTVQLLRDAGVGARMDRKGLPHDGAYFTDSDLMVHVDFKDLTGKQVMVYGQTDVTRDLYDAQDALGTTIHHQVSDVTIHDLDQAMSAVEFTKDGKPQRITCAYVAGCDGFHGVSREAIPANKRKSFERVYPFGWLGILSETPPVNDELIYANSDDGFALASMRNANLVRYYVQVPLTDTVADWSDERFWSTFRKRIPVQAAARLITGPSIEKSIAPLRSFVSEPLRWGNLFLVGDAAHIVPPTGAKGLNLAVSDVHYLYQALIPALRSGDLAGLDGYSDHALSRIWKAMRFSWQMTTMLHRFDGEDAFAAQMRRATLSHLAQSETARRDLAENYVGLPF; encoded by the coding sequence ATGGATACCCAGGTTGTGATCATCGGTGGCGGGCCATCCGGCCTCTTGCTGTCGCAGCTGCTCAACCGCGCCGGGGTGGATACGGTGGTGCTCGAACGATCAACCCGCGCCCACGTGCTGGCACGGATTCGGGCGGGTATCTTGGAATGGGGCACTGTGCAGCTCTTGCGCGATGCAGGCGTCGGTGCCCGGATGGATCGCAAAGGACTGCCGCATGACGGCGCCTATTTCACCGACTCCGATTTGATGGTGCATGTGGATTTCAAGGATCTGACCGGCAAGCAGGTCATGGTCTACGGCCAGACCGACGTCACCCGCGATCTGTACGACGCACAGGATGCCCTGGGGACAACGATCCACCATCAAGTATCGGACGTGACGATCCATGATCTGGATCAGGCCATGTCGGCTGTTGAGTTCACCAAAGACGGTAAACCTCAGCGGATCACCTGCGCCTATGTTGCCGGATGTGATGGATTTCACGGCGTATCCCGCGAGGCGATTCCCGCCAACAAGCGCAAGTCGTTCGAGCGGGTCTACCCATTTGGCTGGCTGGGCATCCTGTCCGAAACCCCGCCGGTCAATGATGAACTGATCTATGCCAATTCCGATGACGGATTTGCGCTGGCCTCAATGCGGAATGCAAATTTGGTGCGGTATTACGTGCAAGTGCCGCTGACAGACACAGTTGCCGACTGGTCTGATGAGCGTTTCTGGAGCACGTTCCGCAAACGTATCCCGGTTCAGGCCGCCGCGCGCCTGATTACAGGGCCATCGATCGAGAAATCCATTGCGCCGCTGCGCAGCTTTGTCTCGGAACCGCTGCGATGGGGCAATCTGTTCCTTGTGGGGGATGCGGCCCATATCGTGCCACCCACGGGGGCAAAGGGGCTCAACCTTGCTGTGTCAGATGTGCACTATCTGTATCAGGCGTTGATCCCCGCCCTCAGATCGGGGGATTTGGCTGGTCTTGATGGGTACTCGGATCATGCCCTGTCACGGATCTGGAAGGCGATGCGGTTTTCCTGGCAGATGACCACAATGCTGCACCGGTTTGATGGCGAAGATGCCTTTGCCGCGCAGATGCGCCGCGCCACGCTAAGTCACTTGGCGCAGTCTGAAACCGCGCGCAGGGATCTGGCCGAGAATTACGTTGGCCTGCCGTTCTGA